A region of the Tepidisphaeraceae bacterium genome:
AGCAGGCGACGACGCCGTCGTGGTCGCAGGTGCTCAGCAGCAGCCACTGCCCGATCTGGCCCAGGATCTGCCGCGCCTCGGGCGAACGGGGGTTGGGCAGCAGGACGAGCCACTGCACGACATCTTCGTGCAGCTCGTTCATCGCGTCGGCCACGTGCGAGAGGTCGCATTCCTGCCCAAGCACAGGAATAGCGACCGGGTCGGTCGAGGTCGAAGCTTCATCGCCCTCCGTGGCGAGTTCGAAGCTCGACAGGCGCAGCTCCGCTGCGTCCAACTCGATCAACCCAACGCGCCCCACCCGGCTGGCCAGGTGTCGCGCGTATTCCTTCACCCGATCGAACTGCGACGAGCCAAGATGGTTGGCCAGCACCGCCGTCACGGGCACGTGGCGGATGGGGGCGTCGGCCGGTGCGCCGCACATCTGGGCGAACTCCTCGGGCGTCAGGTCGATGCTGACGTCCAGCTTCTTCCCGCCCGGCGGCACCCGCGTTGGCCGTGGTGCGCCACCGGTCTGCCGGTCGCGCACGCTGCTGAGGAACAGGTGCCCGATCTCGCTGAGGTTCTGATGGGGGTTCGGTTGGTCGGACATGGGAATTTTCGATTTGCGATTTTCGATTTGCGATTGTGAAGTTCGATTAGCGACGCCGACCTGATTCGCACAATCGCAAATCGGCAATCGCAAATCGAAAATCCCAACTACGCCACTTCCACCACGTTGTTCAGTTCACCGAACTCGTTCGACTCGACGGCGGTGTTGTTCGGGTCGTTGAGCCACTGGCCGTCAACGACGAAGCGGTACTTGTAGCGGCCGCGGGGCAGGGGCAGCGTGGTGGTCCACTGGCCGGGGGCCTTGGAGACCAGCGGCGTGCCGACCAGTGACCAGCCGTTGAAGTCGCCGGCGATCTGCACCTTGCGGGCCGAGTCGAAGCGGGCGGAGAAAAGGACCTCTTCACCCACCTGCTTCACGCCGTAGAAGTCTTCGATCTTCTGTTCGGTCGACTTCGCGGGTGCCGGGGTGACCGTGGCGGTTGGGTGGCCGAAGATCGACGTGCGCGGTGCAATCTCGGGCCGTTCGAGCACGGCAGTATTCGATTCGGTGATGACGGCGGGTGCCGCAGCGGTCATGCCGCCGCGACCAAACTGGATGTTCGTCAGTTGCGCCAGCGCCTTGGCCCGCTGAACCAGTTCCGCCGGACGCGACATCTTCTCCATCGGCGTCGCTTCCACTTCGCTCGGGCGGTGGCCCATCAGCTCGCGGGCGAGGTTCACGAAGTCCTTGTAGCCACGGCTGCCGGGGTCGTACTCGGTGATCGGCTGGCCGAAGCTGGCGGCCTCCTTCAGCTTCGTGTTGAAGTTGACGGTGCTCTCCATCAGCTGGTCGCGAAACTTGTTGCGCAGCTCGCTCAGCACCTCGCGGGCCAGCTTCGTGCGCGTGTCGTACAGCGTGGGCAGCACGCGGATCAGCACGTCCTTCTCGCACTGCTCCTTCAGCACCTGCAGCGTCTCCATCTGCTTGGCCAGGCCGTGCAAGCTGAAGAAGCCCGTCTCCACGGGCACGATGCATTCGTCACAAGCGCGCAGCGCGTTGAACGTCAGCAGCCCGACGCTCGGCGGGCAGTCGATGATGCACCACTCGTAGCTGTCCTTCACGCCGGCCAGCGCCTTGGTCAGCCGATCCTCGCGACCCACCCGGCCGGCGAAGACCTGCTCGAACGCGCTCAGCTTGATGTTGCTGGGGGCCAGGTCGAAGTCGCTGGCGATCTGCCAGACGACCTCGTTGAGCTTGGCGACCTTGCCATCGCCGGGCTCGATCAGCGCGTCGTAGATCGTGCGCTCGATCTGCTCCTCCGGCACCGCCAGCCCGACGCCGCAGTGACCCTGAGGGTCGATGTCGACGAGGAGCGTCTTCTGTCCCAGGCGCGCCAGACAGGCGGCCAGATTGATCGCGGTGGTCGTCTTCCCACAACCGCCCTTTTGATTGATGATCGCTACGATTCGCATCTCAAACCTTCCTTGGTTTGCCGCCGGCGCGCACGCCATGCGGAAAGTTCGCCAGTCCCTTGGCCCCTGAGTTTCTAAGAATGGACGGAATGCCCGGTTCCGATAATCACATCGGTGGACGGCCTGTGGAAACTTGAGAAAAGCTTTGTTTAAGCGTTGCCAGGGCAGGTTGTCGTACGTGTATTTGCGGTGCGGCAGATGTGGATAAGTCCGAGTTCGACGAAAAACGCGCCACGCGAGGGTGTCCTCCCAAAGGGAGCCTTGCCGACCTGAGGGATCTGGAATGACGAGCGATTCGCGCCAGTGGGAGATCCCTCAGGTCGGCAAGCCTCCCATCGGGATGACAGGCTATGACACGCTCTAGTTCATCGAACTTAGGCCGCCACACTTTCGCTGGACGTTAGCCTCAGTACCGTCGGTACGTCAGCAGCCGGTGCCGGCGCGCCATCCGGCCGATACTCCGGCACGCACCATGAGAGCGCCCGCACCGCATCTGCCCTGCTGCCACGGCTGGCAGTGTCCAACACCGTCAGCATCTGGTCGATCTCGCTCGCCGACGCGGTCGGCAATTGCCAGACGCGAATCATCGGGTGATTCGTCGGCACGGCCCGCTCGTAGTCGCAGGCGAGTTCCTCATACAGCTTCTCGCCCGGCCGAATGCCGCTGAAGCGCACTTCGATGTCGTCGCCGGGCTTCAAGCCGTTTCGGCGGATCAGCTCGTGGGCCAGGTCGAGGATCTTCACCGGCTGGCCCATATCCAGGATGAACACCTCGCCACCGCGCGCGATTGCGCCGGCCTGCATGACCAGCTGGCTGGCCTCGGGGATCATCATGAAGTAGCGCTTCATCTCCGGATGCGTCACCGTCACCGGCCCGCCGGCGTCGATCTGCTTCTGAAAGATCGGCACCACGCTCCCGCTGCTGCCCAGCACGTTGCCAAAGCGGACGGCGACGAAGCGGGTGGGGGAAGTGCCGAATGCCGAATGCCGAGTGCCGAATGAAAATGAAGCAGCGGAAGGGTCTTCCTCTTTCCTTCCACATTCGGCAATGGGCATTCGACATTCAGCATCGTTCAACGACTGCACATACAGCTCCGCCACGCGCTTCGTCGCGCCCATGACACTGGTGGGGTTGACGGCCTTGTCGGTGCTGACCATCACGAACGCGGCGACACCGTGTGCAGCGGCGGCGTCGGCGAGGGTTTTGGTGCCGAAGATGTTGTTCTTGATCGCCTCTCCGGGGTTCAGCTCCATCATGGGCACGTGCTTGTGCGCGGCGCAGTGGAACACCACCTGCGGTTGCTCGGCGGTGAAGATGTCGCCGATCCGGCCGGCGTCGCAGACGTCGGCAACGTACGGGCGAATGTCGGCGCCCATCCAGCGGTCGCGCAGCTCGCGGTCGATCTCGAACAGGGCGTTCTCGGCCCGCTCGACCAGCAATAGCCGCTGCGGACAGAACCGGATCGCCTGCCGGCAGATCTCACTGCCGATGCTGCCGCCCGCCCCGGTCACCATCACCCGTTTGCCGGCCAAAAATCGCTGCAACTCGGGGGTGTCCAGATTTACCGGCGGTCGGCCGAGCAGATCGGACAGGGAAATTGTCGCGCGCGCAGGCGCTGGGTTTCCCTGAAGGAGCCGGCTGACGAAGCTGCGGAAAAGCGATGCGCTCATGCCCGTACTTCGGTTATCGGTTCGCAAGTCGTTTCTGGATCAATTGATCAGGCAATCCGTAACATTTGGGACGCCACGGCGTCGTTGGAAAGCGGCCACGTCTTTACGGAATTTGAGGGCGGTTGCGCTGTTTTTATTGGCCAGGATGCTGCAACCTTTTCCGTCCAGATGCGTTCTAACTATGTCAGTGTTAGCGGGTCTTATCCAGCGACGCGGCCACGAAGGCCAGCCGAAAGGATAAGACGATGAAGACCGAGTTAAGCGACGATTTCGATGCTGCCCGCCCTGCCGGTAGCGCCGTAATGTGGATCGCGATTTTCAGCTACTTCGCTGTGTGCGGCATCCTGCTGGCGATGAACTGATTCGACTTGACTGACCCGCGGTTCGACCGCCTATGATACGAAAATAGCAACGGCACATTGAGAGGCCGGCGGTGG
Encoded here:
- a CDS encoding AAA family ATPase codes for the protein MRIVAIINQKGGCGKTTTAINLAACLARLGQKTLLVDIDPQGHCGVGLAVPEEQIERTIYDALIEPGDGKVAKLNEVVWQIASDFDLAPSNIKLSAFEQVFAGRVGREDRLTKALAGVKDSYEWCIIDCPPSVGLLTFNALRACDECIVPVETGFFSLHGLAKQMETLQVLKEQCEKDVLIRVLPTLYDTRTKLAREVLSELRNKFRDQLMESTVNFNTKLKEAASFGQPITEYDPGSRGYKDFVNLARELMGHRPSEVEATPMEKMSRPAELVQRAKALAQLTNIQFGRGGMTAAAPAVITESNTAVLERPEIAPRTSIFGHPTATVTPAPAKSTEQKIEDFYGVKQVGEEVLFSARFDSARKVQIAGDFNGWSLVGTPLVSKAPGQWTTTLPLPRGRYKYRFVVDGQWLNDPNNTAVESNEFGELNNVVEVA
- a CDS encoding nucleoside-diphosphate sugar epimerase/dehydratase, translated to MSASLFRSFVSRLLQGNPAPARATISLSDLLGRPPVNLDTPELQRFLAGKRVMVTGAGGSIGSEICRQAIRFCPQRLLLVERAENALFEIDRELRDRWMGADIRPYVADVCDAGRIGDIFTAEQPQVVFHCAAHKHVPMMELNPGEAIKNNIFGTKTLADAAAAHGVAAFVMVSTDKAVNPTSVMGATKRVAELYVQSLNDAECRMPIAECGRKEEDPSAASFSFGTRHSAFGTSPTRFVAVRFGNVLGSSGSVVPIFQKQIDAGGPVTVTHPEMKRYFMMIPEASQLVMQAGAIARGGEVFILDMGQPVKILDLAHELIRRNGLKPGDDIEVRFSGIRPGEKLYEELACDYERAVPTNHPMIRVWQLPTASASEIDQMLTVLDTASRGSRADAVRALSWCVPEYRPDGAPAPAADVPTVLRLTSSESVAA